A section of the Nitrososphaerota archaeon genome encodes:
- a CDS encoding type II toxin-antitoxin system VapC family toxin, whose amino-acid sequence MKLYVADTVALARYLEDDLPSRAEGAFREAEAGAAVILIPEVVIGEFAYVALKGRLKTRDPKSDIRELMREIAASSYLAAAAMDPAAWEKFLDCTVPELHDRMIYSIASSRGASAIITPDKDLKLSGFPTLW is encoded by the coding sequence ATGAAGCTGTACGTGGCTGACACGGTCGCACTCGCCCGCTACCTGGAAGACGACCTCCCCAGCAGGGCCGAGGGCGCCTTCCGCGAAGCCGAAGCGGGTGCGGCGGTAATCCTGATCCCTGAAGTCGTCATCGGTGAATTCGCCTATGTCGCCCTGAAGGGCCGTCTCAAGACCAGGGACCCGAAGTCAGACATCAGGGAGCTGATGAGGGAGATCGCCGCTTCGTCTTATCTGGCTGCGGCCGCGATGGACCCGGCTGCCTGGGAGAAGTTCCTCGACTGCACGGTGCCTGAGCTGCACGACAGGATGATCTATTCCATCGCGTCCTCAAGGGGGGCGTCTGCGATTATAACCCCCGACAAGGACTTGAAGCTCTCCGGCTTCCCGACTCTTTGGTGA